The Candidatus Zixiibacteriota bacterium genomic sequence ACGAATGTCGTATTGTGCAGCCGTGCCGGTAGAGCCGTCGTCGCCGGGTGCGGTCCAGGTCAAGGTAAGCGACGTGGCGGTCGGCGAGCCGGCGCTCAGGTTGGCGATCACCGCCGGAGGAGAGTCCTCGGGCAAAGTGGCTTTAGCCACGACGTTGGACAAGGTTGACCAGTTCGGGACTTCGTCCGCAGTCTTAATCGCAAAGTAGTAGGTCGTACTTGGCTGCAGGCCGGTTACTTCGAACTGCTGGGCGGTGCCGGCCGGACCGGGTGCCGGTTCGCCGGTCACTTGAGTAGCCGCACCCCAGTTGGCGTCAGTAATCGTGGACAACGAGTACCGGATGTCATACTGCGACGCCGTACCGGTTGTGCCATCATCGCCCGGAGCCGTCCAGTTAAGCGTCACCGAGGTAGGTGTGGCGTCTGCGGCCGTCAGCGACGCCTGACCCTCGGTTGCCAAGAACACTAAGGCGAGACTGGCAAGGACCGAAGCTGTGAATCTATGAGCCCCACCAAACATCATAACGCAAAGTCTCCTTTAATCGTATGTACAAGGCATCTGGGCCGGGGCGGGCAATTCAAACCTTGGGCCAACTAAAGAAGGATTGTAGGAGCTCTGCCGCACAAAGACTTACGTGGCGCAATCTCAGCCCGCACTTCAAGGGCGAGGGCTGTTTTGTTCCGTAGTGAAACAGGCTGGTCAGCGATTGAGCAGACTAGACCGGTGTTTGCGGACCTGCAAACGTCTGCTCGGTAGGCCTCGACTGAACCAGGCGGCACACGCGGGATTCTCGCGCAGATTCGTCCGACACCACTTCTGGAGTCGCCTCTACTTGAGGATCTTACCTATCGTGTAACGTCGACCGAGTGGCTTGCCGATGGCGTGGTAGGTCTGGGCACCGGGGGAGTAGATGATCGGGCGAATCTTCTCGATATCAGGATTGCCGTCGCCATTTAGCTTGTCCGAGTCGACTTTGACATCAAGTATCTCCCCGATAAACTGAGTATGCAGACCGATCTCGTGATAATGAATCAACCGACACTCCAGAATCATGGGGAATTCATCTATGTACGGGGCGTCGACTAACTGGCTGCGGACTGGGGTGAGGCCGGTGTCTTTGAACTTGTCCGTGTCTCTTCCCGAGGCGATGCCGAAGTAATCGGCCTGGCGGGCATGATCTTCGGACGGTACGCAGGCCGTGAACGCCCGGCGATCGAGTACACACTGATAGGTATAGGTCGCTTTTCGGAGTGAAACACCAACCGCAGGCGGCCGCGAACAGACGACGCCAGCCCAGGCGGCGGTCATAGCGTTGGCCTTCCCCTTAGAGTCGTACGTACACACGACCCAGGTGGGCGTAGGGTAGATGAGAGTTCTGGCGCCAAAGGACTTTTTCCCGACAGGGGTGGTTATCTGATTTCCTCAATTACGGAAGTGCCTGATTCGTCCTGATTGGGGCCAACCGTAACGGTCCAGCTTTCGTGCAGGCGGTAACGGCCGTCGGGGAGCAACTCGGGAACTGATCGGCAAGTACCTGCGATCAGGATACCATCGACGTTGAGGTACTGCCAGGTCATCTCCAGCGAATTGTCCTGCGTCACGCGGGCCAAAATCTGGCCGTGGCGGATGCGTCCGCCGGAATAGGTGGCGGTGACGATGTCGCCGCTCTGATCGTAGTTGAAAACGGTATCTCTCCTGGCGTCTCCATCGTCATAGTTGTCGACTCCTACAAAGCGGCGGTTGCGGAGGTCGAGTAACTGCATGGCTTGGGTCCTTTCCTGGGCTGCCCCAATTTAGGGGTCTGGGCGATTTTTCACCAATGCCGATATAGTCAAAGTCGAATTGCCGTTTCGACAAGATTCCGATAGCATCTGAAAGCGAAACGGGTTAAATTGGACCCGATATTCGTCGGGCGCCGACCCCGCCGGACGCATTGAAGAGAGCATGAGATTTAGCAATATCGTTGAAGCGATCGGGCGCACGCCACTAGTTCGCTTGAACAGGATTCCAGCAGCCGACTCGGCGACAATCTATGCCAAGTTGGAGAGTTTCAATCCCTGCAGTTCGGTAAAAGACCGGATTTGCGCGTCGATGATTCTCGCGGGCGAGGCCGACGGCCGTCTCAAGCCGGGTATGACCATACTTGAGCCGACCTCCGGCAACACGGGTATCGGTCTGGCGATGGTGGCCGCGGTCAGGGGGTACCGTTGCACCTTCGTAATGCCTGAAACGATGAGTCTCGAACGACGAGCCATACTGAGAGCATTCGGCGCTGAGCTGGTACTTACGCCCGGCCCGGAGGGCATGAGAGGCGCGATAAGGAAGGTCGAGGAGATGGGCCAGTCACCGGGGTATTTCGTACCTTCCCAGTTCGACAATCCGGCCAACCCGGAGATCCACCGCAAGACAACCGCCCCTGAAATCATGAACGATCTGGGGAACATCAACCTCGACGCCTTCGTAGTCGGGGTTGGCACTGGAGGTACGGTAACTGGCGCAGGGCGGGTACTAAAAGACCAATACGGCTGCAAAGTCATCGCTGTCGAGCCGGATGCCTCGCCGGTGCTTTCCGGCGGCCAACCCTGGCCTCACCCAATACAGGGTATCGGGGCGGGCTTTGTGCCTAAGAACTATGACCCAGACGTGGTGGATCAGATCATCCGGGTCAAAAACGCTGACGCTATTGAAACCGGCCGGAGGATGACTCGCGAGGAAGGGATCCTTTGCGGGATTTCCTCCGGGGCCAATGTCTGGGCTTCGCTCCAAGTGGCCCGGGAGCTCGGCGCCGGAAAAACCGTGGTGGTGGTAGTTCCCGATACGGGAGAGCGGTATCTCTCGACGGCCCTTTTTGCTGAGCAGTAAATGATTGTTTCCGCCGATATACATCGAATATGGTTGCGCTGATCGAGGACATCCGGGCCTGTTATCGTAACGATCCGGCATGTCGCAATATCGAGTTCCTGCTTTACCCCGGCCTGTGGGCAATAACGTTCCACCGGGGGATTCACCTCATTTGGAAACTCAGGATTCCATTCATACCGCGGCTCCTGTCGCAGATGA encodes the following:
- a CDS encoding flavin reductase family protein, translating into MTTPVGKKSFGARTLIYPTPTWVVCTYDSKGKANAMTAAWAGVVCSRPPAVGVSLRKATYTYQCVLDRRAFTACVPSEDHARQADYFGIASGRDTDKFKDTGLTPVRSQLVDAPYIDEFPMILECRLIHYHEIGLHTQFIGEILDVKVDSDKLNGDGNPDIEKIRPIIYSPGAQTYHAIGKPLGRRYTIGKILK
- a CDS encoding n-acetylglutamate synthase; translated protein: MQLLDLRNRRFVGVDNYDDGDARRDTVFNYDQSGDIVTATYSGGRIRHGQILARVTQDNSLEMTWQYLNVDGILIAGTCRSVPELLPDGRYRLHESWTVTVGPNQDESGTSVIEEIR
- the cysK gene encoding cysteine synthase A, which gives rise to MRFSNIVEAIGRTPLVRLNRIPAADSATIYAKLESFNPCSSVKDRICASMILAGEADGRLKPGMTILEPTSGNTGIGLAMVAAVRGYRCTFVMPETMSLERRAILRAFGAELVLTPGPEGMRGAIRKVEEMGQSPGYFVPSQFDNPANPEIHRKTTAPEIMNDLGNINLDAFVVGVGTGGTVTGAGRVLKDQYGCKVIAVEPDASPVLSGGQPWPHPIQGIGAGFVPKNYDPDVVDQIIRVKNADAIETGRRMTREEGILCGISSGANVWASLQVARELGAGKTVVVVVPDTGERYLSTALFAEQ